In Halarcobacter bivalviorum, a genomic segment contains:
- a CDS encoding CpaF family protein — protein MKNLKDLIDEQEEKVSYDKIKDIEEVVDSVEITKTKINNIKRNIKNDELVFPEIYTNKDLYDLAQKINDTFMMNLKSDQKITKDNLDEVLPEFILSFSETRTLKREILDDIKQMITNNIIGYGHISTIFSIARDGLNDVIVNTKDYIDIIYNGKTLETPFTFRSEEELRKIIDKMLAENNRKIDEAHPIISSKLNDGSRVEVQIPPIAANGGSCVTIRKFNEIPLLLEMLIDGGQMDYKMAYFLVKAAKGKCNIIVSGGTSSGKTTFLNAMTRFVDENEQLMVIEDTREMQPQMPCHSIRQYEARMANEEGKGAITLDFLLRSALRSSPRRIIVGECRGPEIVVMLNAMNTGHPGSMTTVHADNTKEALVRIENMYLEARPSANINFIRTQMASAVDLIIQLVRFPDGTRKLIAISEIERRMEDNGVIALNDIFKFKRDTSDLKKTKGDFEVLSTPSRTVDQMNMFGVDIDKRVFDPNFEMPKQMLIEALENDLPSVMCGWRDEFIHAFLEKDPQLFHKWPHFQKITGY, from the coding sequence ATGAAAAATTTAAAAGATTTAATTGATGAACAAGAAGAAAAAGTAAGCTATGACAAAATAAAAGATATTGAAGAAGTTGTAGATTCTGTAGAGATTACAAAAACAAAAATCAACAATATCAAGAGAAATATAAAAAATGATGAGTTAGTTTTTCCAGAAATCTATACAAATAAAGATTTATATGATTTAGCCCAAAAAATCAATGATACTTTTATGATGAATCTAAAATCAGACCAAAAAATCACAAAAGATAATTTAGATGAAGTTCTACCTGAATTTATTCTTTCTTTTTCTGAAACTAGAACTTTAAAAAGAGAAATCTTAGATGATATAAAACAGATGATTACAAATAATATCATAGGCTATGGACATATCTCTACAATTTTTTCAATTGCAAGAGATGGCTTAAATGACGTAATTGTTAATACAAAAGATTACATAGATATTATTTATAATGGTAAGACTTTAGAGACCCCTTTTACTTTTAGAAGTGAAGAAGAACTTAGAAAAATTATTGACAAAATGCTTGCTGAAAACAATAGAAAAATTGATGAAGCTCATCCTATTATTTCAAGTAAATTAAATGATGGTTCAAGGGTTGAGGTTCAAATTCCTCCAATTGCTGCAAATGGGGGAAGTTGTGTAACTATTAGAAAATTTAATGAGATACCACTTTTACTTGAGATGTTAATTGATGGTGGGCAAATGGATTATAAGATGGCTTACTTTCTTGTGAAAGCAGCAAAAGGTAAGTGTAATATTATTGTATCTGGTGGTACTTCAAGTGGTAAAACAACATTTTTAAATGCAATGACAAGATTTGTAGATGAAAATGAGCAACTTATGGTTATTGAAGATACAAGAGAGATGCAACCTCAAATGCCTTGTCACTCAATTAGGCAATATGAAGCAAGAATGGCAAATGAAGAGGGAAAAGGTGCTATAACTTTAGACTTTTTATTAAGATCAGCTTTAAGGTCATCTCCAAGAAGAATTATTGTTGGGGAGTGTAGAGGACCAGAGATTGTTGTAATGCTAAATGCAATGAATACAGGACACCCTGGTTCGATGACTACAGTTCACGCAGATAATACAAAAGAGGCTTTAGTAAGAATTGAAAATATGTATTTAGAGGCTAGACCTAGTGCAAATATCAATTTTATTCGTACACAAATGGCTTCAGCAGTGGATTTAATCATTCAACTTGTGAGATTCCCTGATGGAACAAGAAAATTAATTGCCATCTCAGAAATAGAAAGAAGAATGGAAGATAATGGAGTTATTGCTTTAAATGATATTTTCAAATTTAAAAGAGACACTAGTGATTTAAAAAAGACAAAAGGAGATTTTGAAGTATTATCAACTCCAAGTAGAACAGTTGACCAGATGAATATGTTTGGGGTTGATATTGATAAAAGAGTTTTTGACCCTAATTTTGAAATGCCAAAACAGATGTTGATTGAAGCTTTAGAGAATGATTTACCTTCAGTTATGTGTGGTTGGAGAGATGAGTTTATTCATGCCTTTTTAGAAAAAGACCCTCAACTATTCCATAAGTGGCCACATTTTCAAAAGATAACAGGATATTAA
- a CDS encoding AAA family ATPase gives MNLNDYQEKIEASKIKRSLDEHISELLELFVDLADLNFISFYKFDYEYNVFDYEYTINNHGEIIEKPENTNKKYKIKIKKNRVIYGYILLNKRIKSKKVLKRLLNKIRNHFHKQRQIEKSLYDADSSFNIYLVYEENLKNFCENLKSGLKVLFNTDVISTKEITLYSKELKSKDKKHIIIYLVDGQEKIVQDEDIIKNLNELIIVIGPNDHRISMYCGKLGIENYISINEFKAENIKNIVLDTRKQLLTKNRYGNKIIGLTGISGGIGTTTISMNACDLLAKNIPDKNILYIDLTNTKAISNLFLEENPLPEKTIIDLINSSEFNIESNLDNGLIKKRENFYCITGIQKHIDKEYIEKDVFIEKLLEYISSSSDYFNFIVIDLGEADASNLKSTLYDVVNDLWIVTEMSLPHISKLKTFYSLLKRAGLKDKTSFIVNRFDSQNAISISDATSILNMNDDEKKLFNDMKIPNDYQDLGQCWNYCKLATEYAKNSLFVKKLDSILENKGFYKKEEKSETKNSLFSFFKKSE, from the coding sequence ATGAATTTAAATGATTATCAAGAAAAAATTGAAGCTTCAAAGATAAAAAGATCATTAGATGAGCATATAAGTGAGCTGTTAGAGTTATTTGTTGATTTAGCTGACCTTAATTTTATATCTTTTTACAAATTTGATTATGAATACAATGTTTTTGATTATGAATATACAATAAATAATCATGGAGAAATAATTGAAAAACCTGAAAATACAAATAAAAAATATAAGATAAAAATCAAAAAAAATAGAGTTATCTATGGTTATATTTTATTAAATAAAAGAATTAAATCAAAAAAAGTTTTAAAAAGATTACTTAATAAAATTAGAAATCATTTTCATAAACAAAGACAAATAGAAAAGAGTTTATATGATGCAGACTCTTCATTTAATATCTATTTAGTTTATGAAGAAAATCTAAAAAACTTTTGTGAAAACCTAAAATCTGGGCTAAAAGTTCTTTTTAATACAGATGTAATTAGTACTAAAGAGATAACTTTATATTCAAAAGAGTTAAAAAGCAAAGATAAAAAACATATTATTATCTATCTTGTTGATGGACAAGAAAAAATAGTTCAAGATGAAGATATTATAAAAAATTTAAATGAGCTAATAATTGTAATTGGTCCTAATGACCATAGAATATCTATGTATTGCGGAAAATTAGGTATTGAAAATTATATTTCAATAAATGAATTTAAAGCAGAAAATATTAAAAATATTGTTTTAGATACAAGAAAACAACTTTTAACTAAAAATAGATATGGGAATAAAATTATAGGTTTAACAGGTATTTCAGGGGGAATAGGAACAACAACTATCTCTATGAATGCTTGTGATTTATTAGCTAAAAATATTCCCGATAAAAATATTTTATATATTGATTTAACTAATACAAAAGCGATTAGTAATCTATTTTTAGAAGAGAATCCTCTTCCTGAAAAAACAATAATTGACTTAATAAATAGTAGTGAGTTTAATATTGAAAGTAATTTAGATAATGGGCTTATTAAAAAACGAGAGAACTTTTATTGTATTACGGGAATACAAAAACATATTGATAAAGAGTATATAGAAAAAGATGTTTTTATAGAAAAACTTTTAGAATATATTTCAAGCTCTAGTGACTATTTTAATTTTATTGTAATTGATTTAGGAGAAGCAGATGCTTCAAATTTAAAATCAACACTTTATGATGTAGTTAATGATTTATGGATAGTTACAGAGATGTCTTTACCTCATATTTCAAAATTAAAAACTTTTTATTCTTTATTAAAAAGAGCAGGTTTAAAAGATAAAACCTCTTTTATAGTAAATAGATTTGATTCACAAAATGCAATCTCTATTTCAGATGCGACTTCTATTTTAAATATGAATGATGATGAGAAAAAACTTTTTAATGATATGAAAATACCAAATGATTATCAAGATTTAGGTCAATGTTGGAACTACTGTAAGTTAGCTACTGAGTATGCTAAAAATTCTTTATTTGTTAAAAAACTAGATTCAATTTTAGAGAATAAAGGTTTTTATAAAAAAGAGGAAAAATCAGAAACAAAAAACTCTTTATTTTCATTTTTTAAAAAGAGTGAATAA
- a CDS encoding prepilin peptidase, whose translation MFTIVFYIFSSFLSYLDCKKFLIPNNILLAMTLMLLIFGTLESKIYISSIVLSLLVLLFFIIVLLLNRTQILGGGDIKYMMVIALYLGLKPFAVFLVITGLVQTMSLVYKQLFLKRRVAPMAPAMFCSVIIVDLMIYFKIYPNLF comes from the coding sequence ATGTTTACTATAGTCTTTTATATATTTTCCTCATTTCTTTCTTATTTAGACTGTAAAAAGTTTTTAATCCCAAATAATATTTTATTAGCAATGACTTTAATGCTATTAATATTTGGAACTTTAGAATCGAAAATATATATAAGCTCTATAGTTTTGAGTCTTTTAGTATTACTTTTTTTTATCATAGTATTACTTTTAAATAGAACTCAAATTCTAGGTGGTGGAGATATAAAGTATATGATGGTTATCGCTTTATATCTTGGCTTAAAGCCTTTTGCAGTCTTTTTGGTGATTACTGGTTTAGTACAAACAATGAGTTTAGTTTATAAACAACTATTTTTAAAAAGAAGAGTTGCTCCTATGGCACCAGCTATGTTTTGTTCTGTAATCATAGTTGATTTGATGATATATTTCAAAATATATCCCAATCTATTCTAA
- the gatC gene encoding Asp-tRNA(Asn)/Glu-tRNA(Gln) amidotransferase subunit GatC, giving the protein MTVDDKLIDKLSKLSSLEIEDSRKESLKSELADIINFVENLNEIDVSNIEATFNTVEGGTPLREDEAKQDLELSKHILDNAPKSEDGYFIVPKIIE; this is encoded by the coding sequence ATGACTGTAGATGATAAACTAATTGATAAACTATCAAAGTTATCAAGCTTAGAGATTGAAGATTCAAGAAAAGAAAGTCTTAAATCAGAACTAGCTGATATTATCAATTTTGTTGAAAATTTAAATGAGATTGATGTTTCAAATATTGAAGCTACTTTCAATACTGTTGAAGGTGGAACTCCATTAAGAGAAGATGAAGCAAAACAAGATTTAGAACTATCAAAACATATCTTAGATAATGCTCCAAAAAGTGAAGATGGATATTTCATCGTACCAAAAATCATTGAGTAA
- a CDS encoding arsenate reductase family protein has product MIKVYGIKTCNSVRNALKFFKDNNIEVEFSDIRKEAPLAESITTWVEKAGIDIAFNSKGTKYRTLQLKELNLDDKGKLEWLIKEPMLLKRPVIEYNDDVMIGFNEEIYKETFL; this is encoded by the coding sequence ATGATAAAAGTTTATGGAATAAAAACTTGTAATTCAGTAAGAAATGCATTAAAGTTTTTTAAAGATAATAATATTGAAGTAGAATTTTCTGACATAAGAAAAGAAGCTCCTTTAGCTGAATCAATCACAACTTGGGTTGAAAAAGCTGGAATAGATATAGCTTTTAACTCAAAGGGAACTAAATATAGAACGCTTCAACTAAAAGAGTTAAACTTAGATGATAAGGGAAAACTTGAGTGGCTTATTAAAGAGCCTATGCTTTTAAAAAGACCTGTTATTGAATATAATGATGATGTAATGATAGGTTTCAATGAAGAGATTTATAAAGAGACTTTTTTATAG